CGATATGTATCTTATATCAATATATTTCTATCTTTTGTTCCTATACTAAAGAGATATTTTCTTTCAAGTTGGAGATGGAAATTGCAGGTCCGTGATTAATATTATTGGATGTTTGGACAGTGGCCTGCAAATTGCTGGGACCCATCTTTGCGGAGTGGTCAAGGTGACCGTATTAAAAATGGTTGTCATTTCTCAAAAGAGATGCCGCAACTGCCAAAATACCGCCAAAGTGGTGGTGATGGCACCACCAATGAAAGCTGATGAAGTAGGCTGGGAACCCGTTGATGAGATGTCAACCGCCATGGGATTGGAGGATTTCACACTGCAAAACAAACGCAAATCAAGTCAGCTGCCAAAATCCAACCAACAAATTTAAAGCATGTGATGTGATGAAATGGTTGCGTATAAATACAAATGGCGTTCAGCAGTTGCAGCATGGGACGGTGCTGATTTTTTAGACTTGAAGCATACACATGAATATataaataaagcatttaaaatatgaaCGTGGAAGCCATATCTGGGACCAATCAATTTGAGGTCCCCCATGTGACTCCCTTAACCGACTTGGAAACTGAAAAACCTTTTGGGAATAAAGAAATTTCAACTATAAGATTTAGGGTGTGACAAATGATTATTAGTTTATTACCTGGTGGAAGGGGAAGGGCAGAAAGTAATAACATAATCTGCACCAGTGCAAGTGAAGGTGCTGGTTCCATCGTCATAGGCGTAGCTATAAGCTGTGGGACACGCTGTTTTGAAGAATTGCGAGTAAGTACTGGGCTTGCACGTATTTGGGGTAGCATAAGCTCCACTGCAGCAATATTGGGGGTCCCCAAAAGCATCGCAGGCACTCTTACATGCAACCCCTTCACTCCCATCGACAACCTTAAGCTCCATAGGACAGTCACCGTTCAAATCCGCAGCACATCCAGCTGAGGTACAGTTAACTCCAGTTCCACCTTGTGGGGATATCATCATTGGTAGATTGTAACCATCAACAAGGCTGACATCAAAGAAATCCATTCCCCCAGCACCATTGAGTGTAAACTCCGCAAGGGTGGCAGGAGGGATTGCACCACCAGAGCATTCAAGTGTCGATGAGCCGCAGTCTCCGGTGAGACAAGAGAACTTACCGGATGAATCTTCGGTGCAAAGGGTTCGACCCCATATCCGACCCGACCAAGATGTTGGAACAGGGATGGACGTCGATTGGCCGGGTTGAAGTGCGAAGCCTGTAGGTGAAATTTGTGGGGTTCCAGCACCTGATAGCACCCCCGGCCAAACGGTATAGCTGCATTTGTTTACGATAGAAAACGTCGATGAATGAGCACCTGTAAAACACGAAAACCAATCTAAAATTAAAACCAACATCAACCAATGAGAAATTATAGCTGGGCAAATGGTAAGTGAAGTGTGAGTTCATGAATGACCTGATAACAGTTGAAGGAAGAACATGGCCAACGTAATGGAAAGCTGAAGAATAGCCATTGAATGAGGAAGAAAGAACAAAGAAGAATACGAAAAAACTAGATTTGGTAGCACTTGGTgtaaaatttaatttggtataagATGGGGCATTGGCCGACTATGAGTGTTTATATATATAGTAGGAAAGCATAAAGGTTGAGTATCAAATTGGAAACATTAGAAGCTGGTAACGCTATCCACGTGTCAccgaccttttttttttttagtttcttaTTTTTCGATTATTATTTCGagaaaagaatattaaaaatgaATGGACGAAGTATGATGAAAGGGAGTAGAAAAGGGGttcatttttatttcataatttcattgGATTGATCGAATATTGTTTTCAGTCATTATAGGACTGTATCTCACGTTTCTTTAATCCATCAATTTTACTATTAATCCTTAACTCGTGATTTgtgaatttaattttcaattttttaagatttaaattctcatattaattaaattggtGAGGTTAAAATTTTGTTATTGATTTAGTTCGTGTTattcattttgacatttttagtttctataattttgaattataaaattttaattttaaattaataatcattaaatttattaattaaaataacgtattttttcaaatattttataaaatagcaAGCTAAGATAATATCATACACAATAATATGTTTgccatataaaattttaaaaatatcgtAATTTAATA
This is a stretch of genomic DNA from Gossypium arboreum isolate Shixiya-1 chromosome 11, ASM2569848v2, whole genome shotgun sequence. It encodes these proteins:
- the LOC108471031 gene encoding pathogenesis-related thaumatin-like protein 3.5, whose amino-acid sequence is MAILQLSITLAMFFLQLLSGAHSSTFSIVNKCSYTVWPGVLSGAGTPQISPTGFALQPGQSTSIPVPTSWSGRIWGRTLCTEDSSGKFSCLTGDCGSSTLECSGGAIPPATLAEFTLNGAGGMDFFDVSLVDGYNLPMMISPQGGTGVNCTSAGCAADLNGDCPMELKVVDGSEGVACKSACDAFGDPQYCCSGAYATPNTCKPSTYSQFFKTACPTAYSYAYDDGTSTFTCTGADYVITFCPSPSTSVKSSNPMAVDISSTGSQPTSSAFIGGAITTTLAVFWQLRHLF